The DNA sequence AACATACCCTTAATTAATTCCCCTCACCTCAAGAGCGTCGTAAACTGAAGTGAGGGGATTTTTTTATCTCAGACAGGGCAGGTGATTACGCCGATTAAACCTTTTCAAATGTCGGCCGCCCCAAGATGCCGGTTGGCTTGAATACCAGGAGAATTAGCAGCATTGAAAAAGCAACGCAGTCGCGGTAGGTGGAGGAAGCCAGTAGCACCGGAGTGAATATTTCTACCGCACCCAAGAGAAAGCCCCCCAGCATGGCTCCCCGGATATTACCGATGCCGCCGACTACGGCGGAAATGAAGGCCCACCAACCGATGCGAATCCCCATATAGGGATCAAGCACGGGATATGCCAGACCATAGAGCAGCCCCCCAGCTCCGGCGATAGCTGAACCGATGGCAAACGTCAGGGAGATCACCCGATTCACCGGAACTCCCATAAGGGGCGCAACCTGGCAATCATAGGAAATGGCCCGCATGGCCATGCCGGTCATAGTGTGTCGGACCACCCAGTCCAACAGGAGCATGAGCCCGATAGCCACGATGATGATCAAGATCTGGATATTGGTAAACGATATCCCGGCCCAGGAAAGTTGTTGCACCGGAATAATGGCCGGAATCTGCCGAGGTTCGGGACCGATGGTGGCCAAGGTGAAGTTTTCCAGGAAAAGCCCTACACCGAGGGCGGTAATGACTGCCGAAACGCGTGGGGCCTGTCTCAAGGGACGATAGGCCAGGCGTTCGATGGCAACTCCCAAAACAGCCGTCAAGGTCATGGAGAACAGGAGGGCACCAAGAAAGACAAACATCGCCGGGAACGTCAGGTTTAATCCCAATAGAAAACAGGCGGCCCACATGGCCAGATAGGCGCCCACCATGAAGATATCACCATGGGCGAAATTGATCATGGTGAGGATACCATATACCATAGAGTAGCCCAAGGCGATCAGGGCGTAAACGCTTCCCAATTGCAGGGCGTTGAGGAGGTATTGGAGTGCTAGAGCCATCCTGCCTAATTACCTAACGCGATGCAACAAGCGTCTGCCATCTTTCGAGTATGATGGAGATCATGGCTGCACGGTGGCAAAATACTTGAATTGCCCGTCACGAATCTGCAGAATAACGGCGCTCTTGATGGGATCGCCACTGCCTCTAAAGGTCATCCTGCCGGTGACGCCTTCGTATTCCGTAATCTGTGCTAGGGCATCCCGCACCTTGCCCCGATCAAGCGAACCGGCTTGAATGATAGCCTGGCAAAGCAGCAGACCGGCGTCATAAGTCAACGCTGCAACGTCGTCAGGTTTTTTCCCGTAGCATGTCTCATATTCACTGATGAATTTCTGCGCTCTGGGGGAGGCTAGGTCAGGTGCGTAGTGCGTACTGAAATATGCCCCTTCCAACTCCTGACCACCAAGTTTGAGCAACTCCTGGCTGCCCCAGGAATCTGAGCCGATGATGTCGCCAATTAGTCCTTGGTTGCGGGCCTGCTTCACCTGGAGAGGTACCTCATTGTAATAGTTGGGCAGAAACAACAATTGAGGATTAGTCGCCTTAATAGTAGTAAGCTGGGAAGAGAAATCTTTATCGCCCGTAGTGTAGGAAGCGAAGGCAACGACCTTGCCGCCGTCGGCCTCAAAAAACTTCTTAAAAAATTCAGCAATACCCTTGTTATATTCGCTGGCCACATCATACAGTACCGCCGCGGTGCCGACCCGGAGTTTTTGGCGGGCGAACTTGGCCATTACCTGTCCTTGAAAATCATCAATGAAGCACGCCCGAAAAATGAACTTTTTGCCTTCGGTAGTCTTGGGATTGGTAGACCAGGGGCTGATCATGATGACGCCGTTGTCCTCACAGATGCGGGCGGCGGGGATGGCATTGCCGGAGGCGTTGGGACCGATGATGGCCAAGACATTATTCTGATTGATCAACTTCTGAGCCGCGGCGGCGGCGGACTCCGCCTTGTCTTCGTTGTCTTCGATAAATAATCGTACCGGAAGGGCTTTATTACCTACCTTGAGGCCGCCCCCCTGATTAATCTGGGCCGCCAAATACTCGGCCGCCTTTTTGCAAGAATCACCCACCGTCGGCTTGCTGCCAGTCAGCTCAGCATTTATCCCGAGACGTACTTCCGGCTCGGTCCTGGTGCTGCAACCGCAACATATTAGACTAAAGACCAACCAAACAAGGCACATAAACGGCCACTTGCCCCTTTGCATACCCTGAGCACCCCTTTCCTTGATGTGTTAGGTGCCGCCGTCTTTGCCACACTCCCACCTACGGAGCCAAGCAAAGAAAGGCGGGCGGATACATCCGGCCTCTTGATACCGGCAATCTAACAGAAAACCGCTAAAACCGTCAACGTGAAAAAGTTCGGCGGTTGGATTGGTTATTTAATCCAGGACTCAGGACTTTCGGTTAGTTTATGATTATCCGGTTCGGTCATACTCATCTAACTGAAATGCTATTTATCTGGTAAATAATGCGAACCGAATGAACAGCGTTGGGGTTTACTGCAAGGAGGCTAATACAGCTAAACGTTTACTTTTGATGTAGGGATACAAATAAACCTCTGGTGAGGGAAGCACATAAGACATTGATTTATCGGCTCGGCACTAAAAGTTTTGAATAATATTCTTTAAGAAATTATTTTACAGTCTGAAAGATTTCTTGACATAGTTTAATAAGTTAGGTATAAAGCGATAATATTATATAGTTAAGTGATTATAAGGGTTGAGTAGTAAATATTTCAAAAAATCTTAATAATTATTAGAAATATAACTTACAAAAAGGAGAAGGGATCATGGCAACTGAGTTGCTGAAAATGACGGCTCAAATTATTACCTCGCATGCATCTATCAGTGAGTTATCTTCCCAAGAGTTAATAAGCGAGATAAAGTCAGTTTATAACACTCTGGCAGAATTGGCCGGGGAAGCGGCTACAGCCCCTAGCCCTGAAGTAACTCCTACTGAAACTAAAGGAATGACAGGTCTTAAACCAGCTATTCCGGTTGAAGAATCATTGCAGGATGACTATATCGTCTGTTTAGAATGTGGTCAGAAGTTCAAGACCCTCAAGGCGCATCTGAGACGGGCGCATCAGATGACACCGGCAGACTACTATGAGCGGTTTGGCCTGGATGCTAAAAAATATCCCTTGGTGTCTCGCAACTATTCCGAGCAACGTCGACAGTTGGCCAAAGAAAAAGGCCTGGGAGACTTCCGGCGGAGTAAAAAGGTCTAATCGGCATTATCCCGTTCTTTCCATATCAAAAGTCATCATGTTCTGAGGAACACAACGAAGCATGAAAACAGGACCGCGGCAGTAGCTCACAATAATGCTTTATCTGCTCACTGCCCACTGCTTTCATACAAATTTTTTTCTCATCGACCATGTTAAACATCAGCGGCGGCCATGGGCCGCCCTATCCCATTATCGATAATTTATCGGCAATTTACTCATTGGGCGGGCCGCGCCTGCCGTCTTTAAGTGCTGCAAGGAAGACTCTTCTTCGCACATTTGTGGCTTGAAATTCTGGTCACTCGGGGTATAAAAATAAAACAACCATAGGCCGAGAACCTGAAAAGCTGATGAGCAGGTTGGCACCCAGGAATGGCAGCTATTAATCGGGCAGCGATCCCGATTGCCGCGATTTTTTCATTGACGGAATATTCATAAGACATTATGCGACTGAGCATTAATTGGCTAAAAGATTTTGTCGAGGTGGCCGTCCCCCCGGAAGAGCTGGCGGATCGATTGACGTTGGCGGGGCTGGAGGTCGAGGCGGTGGAAATTCCAGACGTGCGTTTTGTTGGCGTGATGGTCGGCCGGGTCGAGCAGGTGGCGGCGCATCCGCAGGCCGACCGTCTTAAACTGGCCGATGTTTTTGATGGCCGGCGGCGTTATCGGGTAGTTTGCGGCGCTCCCAATGTCCAAGCCGGGGGGTTATATCCCTTTGCTCCGGTAGGAGCCGTATTGGCTGATGGGAAGCCTTTAAAGGCCGTCAAATTGCGGGGTATTCTTTCTGAGGGCATGCTTTTGGCAGAAGATGAGTTAGGCCTTTC is a window from the Desulfobacca acetoxidans DSM 11109 genome containing:
- a CDS encoding branched-chain amino acid ABC transporter permease, whose product is MALALQYLLNALQLGSVYALIALGYSMVYGILTMINFAHGDIFMVGAYLAMWAACFLLGLNLTFPAMFVFLGALLFSMTLTAVLGVAIERLAYRPLRQAPRVSAVITALGVGLFLENFTLATIGPEPRQIPAIIPVQQLSWAGISFTNIQILIIIVAIGLMLLLDWVVRHTMTGMAMRAISYDCQVAPLMGVPVNRVISLTFAIGSAIAGAGGLLYGLAYPVLDPYMGIRIGWWAFISAVVGGIGNIRGAMLGGFLLGAVEIFTPVLLASSTYRDCVAFSMLLILLVFKPTGILGRPTFEKV
- a CDS encoding ABC transporter substrate-binding protein yields the protein MCLVWLVFSLICCGCSTRTEPEVRLGINAELTGSKPTVGDSCKKAAEYLAAQINQGGGLKVGNKALPVRLFIEDNEDKAESAAAAAQKLINQNNVLAIIGPNASGNAIPAARICEDNGVIMISPWSTNPKTTEGKKFIFRACFIDDFQGQVMAKFARQKLRVGTAAVLYDVASEYNKGIAEFFKKFFEADGGKVVAFASYTTGDKDFSSQLTTIKATNPQLLFLPNYYNEVPLQVKQARNQGLIGDIIGSDSWGSQELLKLGGQELEGAYFSTHYAPDLASPRAQKFISEYETCYGKKPDDVAALTYDAGLLLCQAIIQAGSLDRGKVRDALAQITEYEGVTGRMTFRGSGDPIKSAVILQIRDGQFKYFATVQP
- a CDS encoding MucR family transcriptional regulator, producing MATELLKMTAQIITSHASISELSSQELISEIKSVYNTLAELAGEAATAPSPEVTPTETKGMTGLKPAIPVEESLQDDYIVCLECGQKFKTLKAHLRRAHQMTPADYYERFGLDAKKYPLVSRNYSEQRRQLAKEKGLGDFRRSKKV